The Bacillota bacterium genome window below encodes:
- a CDS encoding serine acetyltransferase, with product MALAHDLEEEGGRVPRGVLERAVERVAEAAERLHAEHREGDLPEPAAPRYPDAERLVRLIGKLRRVLFPGHYSGRQAVRLDVTALNERLGDIFWDLADEIHSARPHACDTSGSVCPEMGWAQEVAAEFIARLPDIRATLCGDVRAAYDGDPAAKSYDEILLAYPGFFAVLVYRLAHELWRLGVPLIPRMMTEHAHSVTGIDIHPGARIGRNFFIDHGTGVVIGETAVIGDHVKLYQGVTIGALSFPKDEHGELIRNQKRHPTLEDDVVVYSGATILGGSTVVGRGAVIGGNCWVTESVPAGAMVLHRPTVELRPPHGAAQPARGERSWTGSAS from the coding sequence ATGGCATTGGCCCATGACCTGGAGGAGGAGGGCGGCCGGGTCCCGCGCGGCGTCCTGGAGCGAGCCGTGGAGCGTGTGGCCGAGGCGGCCGAGCGGCTCCACGCGGAGCATCGGGAGGGCGACCTGCCGGAACCCGCCGCCCCCCGGTACCCTGACGCGGAGCGGCTGGTCCGCCTGATCGGGAAACTCCGCCGGGTGCTCTTCCCCGGACATTACAGCGGGCGGCAGGCCGTCCGCCTCGACGTCACGGCGCTCAACGAGCGCCTGGGCGACATCTTCTGGGATCTGGCCGACGAGATCCACTCGGCCCGGCCCCACGCGTGCGACACCTCCGGCTCGGTCTGCCCCGAGATGGGCTGGGCGCAGGAGGTGGCGGCGGAGTTCATCGCGCGCCTGCCCGACATCCGGGCGACGCTCTGCGGCGACGTGCGGGCCGCCTACGACGGCGACCCCGCGGCCAAGAGCTACGACGAGATCCTGCTCGCTTATCCCGGCTTCTTCGCCGTCCTGGTCTACCGGCTGGCGCACGAGCTCTGGCGCCTGGGCGTTCCGCTCATCCCGCGCATGATGACGGAACATGCGCACAGCGTGACGGGCATCGACATTCACCCCGGCGCCCGGATCGGCCGGAACTTCTTCATCGACCACGGGACCGGCGTGGTCATCGGCGAGACCGCCGTGATCGGCGATCACGTCAAGCTCTACCAGGGGGTGACCATCGGCGCGCTCAGCTTCCCCAAGGACGAGCACGGCGAGCTGATCCGCAACCAGAAGCGCCACCCCACCCTGGAGGACGACGTCGTCGTCTACTCCGGCGCCACCATCCTGGGCGGCTCGACGGTCGTCGGCCGCGGCGCCGTCATCGGCGGCAACTGCTGGGTGACCGAGAGCGTCCCGGCCGGCGCGATGGTGCTCCACCGGCCGAC
- a CDS encoding SH3 domain-containing protein: MGDLKAMADQIRAHESELVPHYEELARAAQTPAEIKIVHQLKSYQRLQLLSLELLGDRVPERFLGFGRVSADDVNIRSAPNGQSSLVGKVRQGDQVIICSYQGYWVEVQVMHGPSGYIFRDYVQEEGG, translated from the coding sequence ATGGGCGATCTGAAGGCGATGGCCGACCAGATCCGGGCACACGAGTCGGAGCTGGTGCCGCACTACGAGGAGCTGGCGCGGGCGGCCCAGACGCCCGCGGAGATCAAGATCGTCCACCAGCTCAAGTCCTATCAGCGGCTCCAGCTGCTCAGCCTCGAGCTGCTGGGCGATCGGGTGCCGGAGCGCTTCCTGGGCTTCGGGCGCGTCTCCGCCGACGACGTCAACATCCGCTCGGCACCCAACGGGCAGTCCAGCCTGGTGGGCAAGGTGCGGCAGGGCGACCAGGTGATCATCTGCAGCTACCAGGGCTACTGGGTCGAGGTCCAGGTGATGCACGGCCCGTCCGGGTACATCTTCCGCGACTACGTCCAGGAAGAGGGCGGCTGA
- a CDS encoding HD domain-containing protein translates to MQRLRWVQQLGTAYLVYPGCRHSRLEHGLGALAVAGRILDALARSGFAPPEEVARAVRAAALLHDVSHVPFGHTLEDERGLLPRHDQGSRLELLLAGELGRRLERLDLLEPVRAILEPAGAGAGPGPGKRRLPPWARETVAGTIDADLLDYLRRDAYYAGLRPGYDDRIFRYFVLDDGHLALNLQDRGIERPDARSEVVQVLRTRYFLTERVYFHHAKVASGAMVSRAVETVLEAGALREADLLAHGDQTLLDWLARGAGLDGEEGQAVSLLARGVLERRLLKRAYVLTPRTTRPEERAELTRRYWRRGEERRRLEAELAGEAGLPEGLVVVWCAQESALKEARVRVIGPAGRRALEGPEVEALDQAYRALWRFYVFAPPEARGRVEELAARRFDRPSELRPLG, encoded by the coding sequence GTGCAGCGGCTCCGCTGGGTGCAGCAGCTGGGGACGGCCTACCTGGTCTACCCCGGGTGCCGGCACAGCCGCCTGGAGCACGGCCTCGGCGCCCTGGCGGTGGCCGGCCGGATCCTGGACGCGCTGGCCCGGAGCGGCTTCGCGCCGCCGGAGGAGGTGGCCCGGGCCGTCCGCGCGGCCGCACTCCTCCACGACGTCTCCCACGTCCCCTTCGGCCACACCCTGGAGGACGAGCGCGGCCTGCTCCCGCGCCACGACCAGGGGTCGCGGCTGGAACTCCTCCTGGCCGGCGAGCTGGGACGGAGGCTGGAACGGCTCGACCTGCTGGAGCCGGTGCGCGCGATCCTGGAGCCGGCCGGGGCCGGGGCCGGGCCCGGCCCCGGGAAGCGCCGGCTGCCTCCCTGGGCTCGGGAGACCGTGGCCGGCACCATCGACGCCGACCTGCTCGACTACCTGCGGCGCGACGCCTACTACGCCGGGCTGAGACCCGGCTACGACGACCGCATCTTCCGCTACTTCGTCCTCGACGACGGCCACCTGGCCCTCAACCTGCAGGACCGTGGGATCGAACGCCCGGACGCCCGCTCCGAGGTGGTCCAGGTGCTGCGCACCCGCTACTTCCTGACGGAGCGGGTCTACTTCCATCATGCCAAGGTGGCCTCGGGCGCCATGGTCTCCCGGGCGGTGGAGACCGTCCTGGAGGCGGGTGCCCTGCGCGAGGCCGACCTGCTGGCGCACGGCGACCAGACGCTCCTCGACTGGCTGGCCCGGGGCGCGGGCCTCGACGGGGAGGAGGGGCAGGCGGTCTCCCTCCTGGCCCGGGGCGTCCTGGAGCGCCGCCTGCTCAAACGCGCCTACGTGCTCACCCCGCGGACCACCCGCCCGGAGGAGCGGGCGGAGCTGACCCGCCGCTACTGGCGCCGGGGCGAGGAGCGCCGGCGGCTGGAGGCCGAGCTGGCCGGGGAGGCCGGCCTCCCCGAGGGCCTGGTGGTGGTCTGGTGCGCCCAGGAGAGCGCTCTCAAAGAAGCGCGGGTGCGGGTGATCGGTCCCGCGGGCCGGCGGGCGCTGGAGGGCCCGGAGGTGGAAGCGCTGGACCAGGCCTACCGGGCGCTCTGGCGGTTCTATGTCTTCGCTCCTCCAGAGGCCCGCGGCCGCGTGGAGGAGCTGGCCGCGCGCCGCTTCGACCGCCCCAGCGAGCTGCGGCCGCTCGGCTAG
- the extP gene encoding selenite/tellurite reduction operon b-type cytochrome ExtP: MAEPRPNLWERIRGTALYRSIYRTRYPDQPRWQSMVILQSLALHLHPVRIPKRATRLTYTWGLGGLSVWLFLILTFTGVFLMFYYVPDVPGAYFSIQNLATSVTFGQFMRNLHRWAAHAMVLLVFMHMTRVFLTGSYKRPREYNWMVGVGLLVLTFLLSFTGYLLPWDQLALWAITVGTNMAGSTPLIGGTVRTALLGGFSVGPATLVRWYTLHVIFLPLALIVGMSIHFWRIRKDGGISTPIYEEEEIGTHVQQLAG, translated from the coding sequence GTGGCAGAGCCCAGGCCCAACCTCTGGGAGCGGATCCGCGGGACCGCGCTCTACAGGTCGATCTACCGGACGCGCTACCCGGACCAGCCTCGGTGGCAGTCCATGGTCATCCTGCAGAGCTTGGCGCTCCACCTGCATCCGGTCCGAATACCCAAGCGGGCCACCCGTCTCACCTACACGTGGGGGCTGGGGGGGCTGAGCGTCTGGCTCTTCCTCATCCTCACCTTCACGGGCGTCTTCCTGATGTTCTACTACGTGCCCGACGTGCCGGGCGCCTACTTCTCCATCCAGAACCTGGCCACAAGCGTCACCTTCGGCCAGTTCATGCGCAACCTCCACCGCTGGGCCGCGCACGCCATGGTCCTGCTGGTCTTCATGCACATGACGCGCGTCTTCCTGACCGGCTCCTACAAGCGGCCGCGGGAGTACAACTGGATGGTCGGCGTCGGCCTCCTGGTGCTCACCTTCCTGCTCAGCTTCACCGGCTATCTCCTGCCCTGGGACCAGCTGGCGCTCTGGGCGATCACGGTGGGGACCAACATGGCCGGCTCGACGCCGCTCATCGGCGGCACCGTCCGGACGGCGCTCCTGGGCGGTTTCAGCGTGGGGCCGGCGACGCTGGTGCGCTGGTACACCCTGCACGTCATCTTCCTGCCGCTGGCGCTGATCGTGGGCATGAGCATCCACTTCTGGCGCATCCGCAAGGACGGCGGCATCTCCACCCCGATCTACGAGGAAGAGGAGATTGGGACCCATGTCCAGCAGCTTGCCGGGTGA
- a CDS encoding menaquinol-cytochrome C reductase, with protein MSSSLPGERTQPLEEEGAPARNPRERFFEDVPEEETRSVFVWPNLLSIELVGGLLLLLLLSVLAVLVNAPLETLANDEKTPDPSKAPWYFLGLQELLLHMHPSLAGVIVPGVVILGLMAIPYIDRERVGTGIYFTTKKGLPIALFSLVYTAVWEVGLILLDQYLPAAEGGHGLGPYLHTVLGWPEWISAIAVPSVIMLFIPTLLALIVRRRWQADTREVMIALYAFFFASFWTLTIVGTFFRGESMNLVLPWNLPGFSE; from the coding sequence ATGTCCAGCAGCTTGCCGGGTGAACGGACTCAACCGCTGGAGGAGGAAGGCGCACCCGCGCGGAACCCGCGCGAGCGCTTCTTCGAGGACGTGCCCGAGGAGGAGACGCGCTCCGTCTTCGTCTGGCCCAACCTGCTCAGCATCGAGCTGGTCGGCGGCCTCCTGCTCCTGCTCCTCCTCAGCGTCCTGGCCGTCCTGGTCAACGCGCCGCTGGAGACGCTGGCCAACGACGAGAAGACGCCCGACCCGTCCAAGGCGCCCTGGTACTTCCTCGGCCTGCAGGAGCTGCTCCTGCACATGCACCCGTCGCTGGCCGGCGTGATCGTGCCCGGAGTGGTCATCCTCGGCCTGATGGCCATCCCGTACATCGATCGGGAACGGGTCGGCACCGGCATCTACTTCACCACCAAGAAGGGGCTCCCCATCGCCCTGTTCTCGCTGGTCTACACGGCGGTCTGGGAGGTGGGGCTGATCCTGCTGGACCAGTACCTCCCCGCTGCCGAGGGCGGCCACGGCCTGGGCCCCTACCTGCACACGGTGCTGGGCTGGCCGGAGTGGATCTCCGCCATCGCGGTGCCGAGCGTGATCATGCTCTTCATCCCGACGCTGCTGGCCCTCATCGTGCGCAGGCGCTGGCAGGCCGACACGCGCGAGGTGATGATCGCGCTCTACGCCTTCTTCTTCGCCTCGTTCTGGACGCTGACCATCGTCGGGACCTTCTTCCGCGGGGAGAGCATGAACCTGGTCCTGCCGTGGAATCTTCCCGGCTTCAGCGAGTAG
- a CDS encoding Rieske 2Fe-2S domain-containing protein, with protein sequence MSVQPEAEKPSAQPKPAPEPEKVSRRRLLRYLMWGSTGVFTLAVAGTGLGMFWPRKIEGFGGKVVAGPVSKFAQPLSVTVVREGKFYVSHVTRKYAPTEGLIALYWRCVHLGCTVPWVPAEDRFHCPCHGSIYDHAGKNIAGPAPRPLDWMPLTIEKGIVVVDTGKINQRHAVEADQITPLNG encoded by the coding sequence GTGAGCGTACAACCGGAGGCAGAGAAGCCGTCGGCCCAGCCCAAGCCGGCCCCGGAGCCGGAGAAGGTGAGCCGGCGGAGGCTCCTGCGCTACCTGATGTGGGGGTCGACGGGCGTCTTCACACTCGCCGTGGCGGGGACCGGGCTGGGCATGTTCTGGCCGCGCAAGATCGAGGGCTTCGGCGGCAAGGTGGTCGCCGGCCCGGTGAGCAAGTTCGCGCAGCCCCTCAGCGTCACCGTCGTGCGCGAAGGCAAGTTCTACGTCTCGCATGTGACCAGGAAGTACGCGCCCACCGAGGGGCTGATCGCGCTCTACTGGCGGTGCGTCCACCTGGGGTGCACCGTCCCCTGGGTCCCCGCCGAGGATCGCTTCCACTGCCCCTGCCACGGCTCGATCTACGATCACGCGGGCAAGAACATCGCCGGACCGGCGCCGCGACCGCTGGACTGGATGCCGTTGACGATCGAAAAGGGGATCGTGGTGGTCGACACGGGCAAGATCAACCAGCGGCACGCGGTGGAGGCCGATCAGATCACGCCGCTCAACGGCTGA
- a CDS encoding cytochrome c, whose translation MADEPVQDRERVYFLVMIFSWLLVLLLVGYAIYDPLRMADAAAQQRQQSIQSGARLYAQYCMVCHGPNGEGVVGKPLNRPDLQGDPAAKQDVVAMLTQTITNGRPGSTVPRWVRLPGGEWASFTAMPAWGRSQNGPLDEQMVNDLVAFIMNGDFALANRYTPPVGTGTLGPAAASDPAKLATQLPKPAGLDAGTYAQAQKIVGKYGCLSCHTIGSVGGRIGPDLTQVGSWGLDADFLQAWVLHAPTVKERAPVYWSNYQNPFPVLERALGSGGKADGRLDPLPAPVPLRIGTDMPDFSKAGMTPEEAKTLADYLLHLK comes from the coding sequence GTGGCCGATGAACCCGTCCAGGACCGCGAGCGGGTCTACTTCCTGGTGATGATCTTCTCCTGGCTGCTGGTCCTCCTCCTCGTCGGCTACGCCATCTACGACCCGCTCCGCATGGCCGACGCGGCGGCGCAGCAGCGCCAGCAGTCCATCCAGAGCGGGGCGCGGCTCTATGCCCAGTACTGCATGGTCTGCCACGGTCCCAACGGCGAGGGCGTGGTCGGGAAGCCGCTCAACCGGCCGGACCTGCAGGGCGATCCGGCCGCCAAGCAGGACGTGGTGGCGATGCTGACGCAGACCATCACCAACGGCCGGCCGGGCTCCACGGTGCCGCGCTGGGTCCGCCTGCCCGGCGGCGAGTGGGCCTCCTTCACCGCCATGCCCGCCTGGGGGCGGTCGCAGAACGGGCCGCTCGACGAGCAGATGGTCAACGATCTGGTGGCCTTCATCATGAACGGCGACTTCGCCTTGGCCAACCGGTACACGCCGCCGGTGGGGACGGGGACGCTCGGCCCGGCGGCTGCGTCCGATCCGGCCAAGCTGGCCACGCAGCTGCCCAAGCCCGCCGGCCTCGACGCCGGGACGTACGCGCAGGCGCAGAAGATCGTCGGCAAGTACGGCTGCCTCAGCTGCCACACCATCGGCTCGGTGGGCGGCCGGATCGGGCCGGACCTGACCCAGGTGGGCAGCTGGGGGCTGGACGCCGACTTCCTCCAGGCGTGGGTGCTCCATGCCCCGACGGTCAAGGAGCGGGCGCCCGTCTACTGGTCCAACTACCAGAACCCCTTCCCCGTGCTGGAGCGAGCGCTGGGCAGCGGCGGGAAGGCGGACGGCCGGCTCGACCCGTTGCCGGCCCCGGTCCCCCTCCGCATCGGCACCGACATGCCCGACTTCTCCAAGGCGGGCATGACGCCGGAAGAGGCGAAGACGCTGGCCGACTACCTGCTCCACCTGAAGTGA
- a CDS encoding 4Fe-4S binding protein, which produces MAYTIVETCIGCSACEKVCPTDAIWGRQRELFHIDPELCIDCGACARVCPVQAIHDAKGFFPPRIARRADWPKPVVNPDLCSGCNFCVDICPFDCLEVEGGPMFGIARLVRPNACVSCGECEEVCIKGAIVVPGVRRPREVA; this is translated from the coding sequence GTGGCTTACACGATCGTGGAGACCTGCATCGGCTGCTCGGCCTGCGAGAAGGTCTGCCCCACCGACGCCATCTGGGGCAGGCAGCGGGAGCTCTTCCACATCGATCCCGAGCTCTGCATCGACTGCGGCGCCTGCGCCCGGGTCTGCCCGGTCCAGGCGATCCACGACGCGAAGGGCTTCTTCCCCCCGCGGATCGCCCGGCGCGCCGACTGGCCGAAGCCGGTGGTCAACCCGGACCTCTGCTCGGGCTGCAACTTCTGCGTGGACATCTGCCCCTTCGACTGCCTGGAGGTGGAGGGCGGTCCCATGTTCGGCATCGCCAGGCTGGTGCGGCCGAACGCCTGCGTCAGCTGCGGCGAGTGCGAGGAGGTCTGCATCAAGGGGGCGATCGTGGTCCCGGGCGTCCGCCGTCCCAGGGAGGTGGCCTGA
- a CDS encoding type III pantothenate kinase, translated as MLLALDMGNTTTMIGLYRGRRLVRHWRVSSRPERTADEWAVMLKVLFDRAGERPEEVDGAAVACVVPPSLAAIVRFLRQELHVEPLVVGPGVHTGMPIRYENPREVGADRIVDAVAAFEQYGGPVVVVDFGTATTFDVVDATGAYLGGAIAPGIGISTEALFEHASKLPRVELVRPPRVIGRNTVQSMQSGILFGFAGQVDALVRRIQRELGSRSAVVATGGYAELVAAESETIQRVDPFLTLTGLEIIYRRNQSREPALQADAD; from the coding sequence GTGCTACTCGCGCTGGACATGGGCAACACCACGACCATGATCGGTCTCTACCGCGGACGCCGCCTGGTCCGCCACTGGCGGGTCTCCAGCCGCCCGGAGCGGACGGCGGACGAGTGGGCGGTGATGCTCAAGGTGCTCTTCGACCGGGCCGGCGAGCGGCCCGAGGAGGTCGACGGGGCAGCCGTCGCCTGCGTGGTGCCGCCCTCCCTGGCGGCGATCGTCCGCTTCCTCCGCCAGGAGCTGCACGTGGAGCCGCTGGTGGTGGGGCCCGGAGTCCACACCGGCATGCCCATCCGCTACGAGAACCCCCGGGAGGTGGGCGCCGACCGGATCGTCGACGCCGTGGCCGCCTTCGAGCAGTACGGCGGGCCGGTGGTGGTGGTCGACTTCGGGACCGCCACCACCTTCGACGTGGTCGACGCCACCGGCGCCTACCTGGGGGGTGCCATCGCCCCCGGCATCGGCATCTCGACGGAGGCGCTCTTCGAGCACGCTTCCAAGCTGCCCCGGGTGGAGCTGGTGCGGCCGCCCCGGGTGATCGGCCGGAACACGGTCCAGTCCATGCAGTCCGGCATCCTCTTCGGCTTCGCGGGACAGGTGGACGCGCTGGTCCGCCGCATCCAGCGGGAGCTGGGCAGCCGCTCCGCCGTGGTGGCCACGGGGGGCTACGCCGAGCTGGTGGCGGCGGAGAGCGAGACGATCCAGAGGGTCGATCCCTTCCTGACGCTCACGGGGCTGGAGATCATCTACCGCAGGAACCAGAGCCGCGAACCGGCGCTCCAGGCCGACGCCGACTAG
- a CDS encoding ECF transporter S component: protein MHVAQAHSRTRSLVVTALMGALVVVLGLTPLGFIPVPTPAGSATTIHIPVILAALAEGPLAGAWAGLLFGTFSYWQALTHAANPVARVMFSDPLVAFVPRILIGLVAYASLRAAESRAGRWAVAALVALALGDATYRLTNGIPTSVQSPYPGVTPLSLAASLGVAAGAAWLVLRWLRRGETGPALAALLGSLTNTVGVLTLVTLRGYLPWQIALGIGVVQGLPEALVAMLLTVPVYRALRRIGLAKGASETTGAAG from the coding sequence GTGCACGTCGCGCAGGCCCATTCGCGTACCCGCAGCCTGGTGGTCACCGCCCTCATGGGGGCGCTGGTGGTCGTCCTCGGCCTCACCCCCCTCGGATTCATCCCCGTGCCGACGCCGGCCGGTTCCGCCACCACCATCCACATCCCGGTCATCCTGGCCGCCCTGGCGGAGGGGCCGCTGGCCGGAGCCTGGGCCGGCCTCCTCTTCGGCACCTTCAGCTACTGGCAGGCGCTCACCCACGCCGCCAACCCCGTCGCCCGGGTGATGTTCAGCGACCCGCTGGTCGCCTTCGTCCCCCGCATCCTCATCGGGCTGGTCGCCTACGCCTCGCTCCGGGCGGCGGAGAGCCGCGCCGGCCGCTGGGCGGTGGCCGCGCTGGTGGCGCTCGCCCTGGGGGATGCCACCTACCGGCTGACCAACGGCATCCCCACCTCCGTCCAGTCCCCCTACCCGGGCGTGACGCCCTTGAGCCTCGCCGCATCGCTGGGCGTGGCCGCGGGCGCGGCCTGGCTGGTGCTCCGCTGGTTGCGGCGGGGAGAGACGGGCCCGGCCCTGGCGGCTCTCCTGGGCAGCCTGACCAACACCGTGGGCGTCCTCACCCTGGTGACGCTGCGGGGCTACCTGCCCTGGCAGATCGCGCTGGGCATCGGCGTGGTGCAGGGACTTCCGGAGGCCCTGGTGGCCATGCTCCTGACCGTCCCCGTCTACCGGGCGCTGCGCCGCATCGGCCTGGCGAAGGGCGCCAGCGAGACCACCGGCGCCGCGGGCTGA